A genome region from Arachis duranensis cultivar V14167 chromosome 8, aradu.V14167.gnm2.J7QH, whole genome shotgun sequence includes the following:
- the LOC107461299 gene encoding arginine decarboxylase-like — translation MPALACCVDAAPLPCPAFAFTGGLSFPAPITFPAAAPPFTTGEINSHWSPSMSAELYNINGWGAPYFTVNSSGNVAVCPHSSATLGHQEIDLLKIVKKATDSISCGGLGLQLPLMVRFPDILKNRLESLQSAFDYAIQSGGYSSHYQGVFPVKCNQDRFIVEDIVKFGSSFRFGLEAGSKPELLLAMSCLCKGSAEGLLVCNGFKDAEYISLALVARKLALNTVIVLEQEEELDMIIDLSKKLCIRPVIGFRAKLRTKHSGHFGSTSGEKGKFGLTTAQIVRVVKKLQILGMLDCLQLLHFHIGSMIPSTSLLADGVSEAAQIYCELVRMGANMRVIDIGGGLGIDYNGSKSSDSDVSVGYGLEEYAAAVVEAVQRVCDKRSVKHPVICSESGRAIVSHQSVLVFEAFGCNSSTAATTNALSSLLGLQYLLEGLSEGVHADYRNLCATAIRGEHDACLLYIEEMKKRCLDEFKEGSLGMEELAGIDGLYDVVRKAVATAEESESVRTYHVNMSVFTSIPDFWGIQQVFPILPIHRLDEKPTVKGVLSDLTCDSDGKVDRFINGESSLPLHEIGDGHKYYLGMFLGGAYQEALGGLHNLFGGPSVVRVSQSDGPQGFAVTSAESGPSCGDVLRAMQHQPELMFETLKHRAFEHLREDSLLTAEAVTSGLAHSFNNTPYLVVASSQS, via the coding sequence ATGCCGGCCTTGGCGTGTTGTGTTGATGCGGCACCTCTACCATGTCCCGCCTTTGCATTCACCGGAGGCCTCTCTTTTCCAGCACCGATCACCTTTCCAGCTGCCGCACCTCCCTTCACAACCGGCGAGATCAATTCCCATTGGTCTCCATCCATGTCGGCGGAGCTCTATAACATCAACGGGTGGGGTGCTCCGTATTTTACGGTGAACTCCTCCGGGAACGTGGCGGTGTGCCCCCACAGTTCCGCAACGCTGGGTCACCAGGAGATTGATCTGCTCAAGATCGTGAAGAAAGCTACCGACTCCATCTCATGTGGCGGTCTCGGCCTACAGCTGCCTCTCATGGTTCGCTTCCCTGATATCCTCAAGAACCGCCTCGAATCCCTTCAATCGGCCTTCGACTACGCGATCCAGTCTGGCGGATACAGCTCTCACTATCAGGGGGTCTTCCCGGTGAAGTGCAATCAGGACCGGTTCATCGTGGAGGACATCGTGAAATTCGGTTCATCGTTCCGGTTCGGTTTGGAGGCTGGGTCGAAGCCAGAGCTGCTGTTGGCTATGAGCTGTTTGTGCAAAGGCAGCGCAGAAGGTCTTCTTGTTTGCAACGGATTCAAAGACGCAGAGTACATTTCCCTTGCGTTGGTTGCAAGGAAGCTTGCCTTGAACACCGTGATTGTTCTGGAGCAAGAGGAAGAGCTTGACATGATCATCGATCTCAGCAAAAAGCTATGCATCAGACCAGTGATTGGCTTCCGGGCCAAGCTGAGGACCAAGCATTCGGGGCACTTTGGGTCCACTTCGGGAGAGAAGGGCAAGTTTGGGTTAACCACCGCTCAGATTGTGAGGGTTGTGAAGAAGCTTCAAATCTTGGGCATGCTTGATTGCCTGCAGTTGTTGCACTTTCACATTGGCTCTATGATCCCATCCACTTCACTCCTTGCCGATGGAGTTTCGGAGGCTGCACAGATATACTGTGAGCTGGTTCGTATGGGAGCTAACATGAGAGTCATAGACATCGGAGGAGGCCTTGGCATTGATTATAATGGCTCCAAATCCAGCGACTCAGACGTGTCTGTTGGGTACGGCCTTGAAGAGTACGCCGCAGCGGTTGTTGAAGCAGTTCAGCGCGTGTGCGACAAAAGGTCCGTTAAGCACCCTGTAATCTGCAGCGAGAGTGGGAGGGCCATTGTGTCCCATCAATCCGTGTTGGTTTTTGAAGCATTTGGTTGCAACAGCAGCACTGCAGCAACCACCAATGCGCTGTCTTCCCTGCTCGGACTACAGTACTTGCTGGAGGGTCTATCAGAGGGCGTTCATGCCGATTACCGCAACCTCTGCGCTACAGCCATTAGAGGCGAGCATGACGCTTGCCTGCTCTAcattgaagaaatgaagaagcgatgcctggatgagttcaaggaAGGCTCATTGGGTATGGAGGAACTAGCGGGCATTGACGGGTTATATGATGTGGTGAGGAAGGCCGTAGCGACGGCGGAGGAATCGGAATCAGTGAGAACATACCACGTGAACATGTCGGTGTTTACTTCCATTCCCGACTTCTGGGGTATCCAACAGGTGTTCCCCATACTACCCATCCACCGGCTCGACGAGAAGCCCACCGTGAAGGGGGTGCTCTCGGACTTGACATGCGACAGCGACGGCAAGGTTGACAGGTTTATCAACGGCGAGTCGAGCCTGCCGCTGCATGAAATCGGTGATGGACATAAGTACTACCTGGGAATGTTCTTGGGAGGGGCTTACCAGGAGGCGCTTGGAGGACTCCACAACTTGTTCGGTGGGCCCAGCGTTGTTAGGGTCTCACAGAGCGACGGTCCCCAGGGCTTTGCTGTCACCAGTGCCGAGTCGGGGCCATCGTGCGGAGACGTCCTCCGAGCCATGCAGCACCAGCCCGAGCTCATGTTCGAGACTCTCAAGCACCGGGCCTTCGAGCACTTGCGGGAAGATAGCTTGTTGACCGCTGAGGCGGTTACCAGTGGCCTCGCCCACTCCTTCAACAACACGCCTTATTTGGTGGTAGCGTCGTCTCAGTCATAG